A window of Rhododendron vialii isolate Sample 1 chromosome 11a, ASM3025357v1 genomic DNA:
ctcCACCCCATATTCTTACATTTGCCTCTCAAAGAAACGGAGAATGGTTAACGGAAAGTCCtgcaaaatccaaaccaaactcCACTCCAGTTTAGATGAAAAGTTGGTCCACTTCAAgaaccctttttttctttttccatacgTCCAGCTAAGcacttaattttaattttttcgaatgttcataaattaaaaatatggtaaaaaattaagtgatctaatttttaatcGGTTTAAATCaatgcaaagattttatttttttaatcattttattctaaacaTTCATAATTAATTTTCGTCTCTAGAtctcttataattaagtatttgctcaTTATTTGGGACCATACTTGATTATGCGagtcctacaaaaaaaaaagaaattattacaTTTTAGGATAAAATCTCCGCAcaggttcaaacggattgaaaattgaagcatttaatttttttagactgtatatatattactaaaaaatatgatcaaaaaattaagtgccaTTAcctataaataaaaagaatggATTTCTGATTCTCTGTGCAACTTACAACATAATAGGGGTGATTTTGGTTCAGTTCGGGGTGAAATTTCCAAAAACCAATTCGGTTCGGTCCAAATATATCCAAGACCGATCCCGGCCGAAGTTGAATTCGGTTCCATTCCGTTCGGGGTGAGTTTGGTTCAGCCGGAATTTTGGTCCGCCCGaaatattaaatttttatttaatttaaagtgTATAtgtgtaaaaaatatatagttggtCGGTTTGGTTCAGTCCAGTGAAAATCATAGgaaaccgagaccgaaccgatttcggttcggttcggtccggaaAAATTCTGCCATCACCCCGACCGAAAACCAAACcgatcggtcggttttttcggtcCGTCAGAATTTGTAACACCCCTACAACATAACCTTCACTGAGAGATTTCCTCAACCATCCAAAATGATCACCAAGAATCAATATCTTATTCTAATCTTTTGTAATGCTTTTGTGGTGAACAAAGATCCTTAAAATTTCACCAATGCTACAAGGATTTGGTTAGGAGATGGACTCATCCAATTTTGTACCAAAAAATCccaagatggaaaaaaaaaaaattcaaaaggaaATTCTATATCTATTTAGCTCAAGGTGGTTTTCCGTTGTCCAAGTCCTCCATCACTTCAATATCTTTGCGTGCTGTTATCTTCTGCACATAACCTGCAATTTCGGAATACAAAGTATAATTTCGTGCTTTTTAAAACTAACAAGTCAACGAAGGTTAAACCACTTAATGCAAATTTGCAAGTCAACAAAGCCTTGTCATTGCACCAGCAAAAGCCCCTTAAAAGCAATTCGAGGAACTCAAAGAAAATCAAGGTTCAGAGCCTTTGTAAGGTCCACGAGGCAACCAACATGTAAGTGTCGAACTCATGCCTGAATGCGATCGGTTGGTGTGGATCTATCTCCTGAAGTCATATGCTCATTTAAAGTTTGCATTTTAGGGGAACACTTGTAATGTAAACCAAGTTTAAAACCTTGACTCCGATAGTGAACTCTTAGAGCTAACAAATGTGCCAAACCTCTAAAACCTTTATTCTACAACTACCATTTGCTGGACTTTTCATAGCACCAAAACATACCACTAAATGCTAGGAAATCTAAAAGCTCCACATGATAAACAAGATTGATGTGTTGGCTTTAGAGAAGAAAAACATATTAGATTCCCCCGCATCAGCATGCAGGCAGATGTTACCAACCTTACTTTGTTGCCCTAGAATACAGGGCTAGGATTCTCCATCATTGAGTATCTAAAATGTCTTCTTGTAACGGGAAGCAATAGTGCTGAAAGGGGAGCTATCAAGACCCCGTCTACTTGGTGCATGGAGAGGTGTACTCCTGTATCAATCTTTTCTTGTTGTTCgtaatctttctttttcttcttttaattaGTTGTACGAGTGTAAGAACTTGAGATCCTACTTGCAATTATAAAATGAACCATTTGCCATTAAGATATTTTGGTGGTCTAGCAAATAATAAGAGATGGATCAACGAGCAAGGATCACACAGATTCATGACATCATTCTAGCTGAAAGAGCAGCTTGGATAACATTCGCCGTTGTGCAGAAAAATATGAGAAGATCGAAACAAATTGAAGACAAACAAGAATGCAACCTGCTCAGAGCCACAGTAGAAACTCATCAATATACCTACATTGGACGTGATCATCCAATTCCTTGTACAAGGCTTTTTTTAAACTAATTATGCTGGTATGCTAGATAATCCCATGAATGAAGCAGGAATTACTCATCGACTTGGAAGAGTATATTGAACAATGACAAGAAAGAGAAAGTGAAGGAATCCAGCAAAAATGTCCCTGAAATTTGTCATTCCTCTTCTGAAATTGCTAATGGGATTCATGAGTACCTCCATCGTTTGATAAGCTAGGGTTTGCAGTGGGATGATGGGAAAAGGTGCCACTACTATATTTTGCAGCTTGATGTTCAGGTAAGGGGTCATGTGCCCAAAAATAGGTGTTTTTTTCCCAAGAAGCACCTAGAAAGGAGATTAAGGCCATTGTCAATGCCTGTGAAGCTCAAAAATCAGTTAGCACGCAAACTCTATCGCAAAAGCTCCAATTGATAGATTTTTTCTAGAACCCAGGTTGTGAACACAAGGCAGCATACTAAAATAGGAATACTATGAGGACACTAAAACGAGGGGCCAACAATTGACAAGGTGAGGGTACTGCTTCTCAATGCAATCTGATTATAGAAAACATGTCGACTATACGGAAGcaaaaatttcttcattttactgagagagagagagagagagagagagagagagagagagagagagtggaataCAAAAGGGGTTCATGTATAGGTCAGATAATAAAGTAAAAGCATAAAACCCAGATGTAACGAAGGTGACGTGAACCAAGTCACTGAAATGACAACATCTGTTTACCCATTTCTGTAACAACTAACGGGAGAACTTAATCCacaaaacactttttaaaaagtatgTAACCACACTGCCCTGCCCTTTCCTGCATATGCTAGATGTGAGATGAGATCATAGGATGTAAGCCTATGCCATATGCACATTGACAAACATTAGTTGTGTATCGTACACATGGCATATGCTTGAAAACATGGGCATGATCTTATGTTCAATGTTTTCAGACAAAGAATGCACTTGAGAATTGAACACAAAATTTGCAGCAGGAAGAGTCAAAGAAGGAACAAGAAGTAAGAGACAAAGAAGGAACAAGAAAGTACCAACTCCAAAGCAAGGTATGCACTTGCAGATTGTCTCTTTCCCCCTTTTATTATAATAACTGACAAGTCCTGACCCTTGGCAACTCCGACACTTCCCAGTCCATTCATATACCACTTCCTTACAATCCTGCAGCTCCAAAATTAAAAGTTACCATCATCAGGTGCCCATGGAGACCTCTAATAAGATTTGATGTCCAAAAATGATTCGGACGCATACGCGAAACCTGTCATTAAAAAcctttgcaagaaaaattcgaAGATCCAACATTTTCCTTTTGGGTGGACAATTTACTTGTGTTGCTTATCCATAAAGCCGGATAAGGAGGTAAATACTACTATTATAACTTACATAAGTTGCATTAGGCAGAGTCACAACGTGGTAAACATTATTTGATTGTTTAGataaccaaattttttgttgatcAAACAAGTCTGATTAAAATCAAACCAAGTGAGTACGAAGACTTGACTTGGACTAACAATGACCTTTGTACTAGTCTCAATCAATTTATTTCACACATTCCTACCTTTTACAAACAATTTCTCAGCGACCACAGAGACGGAATTAGGGCTGATAAACATACCAAACCGCTCGAAGTTCGAGCTCGTGTCCACTCGTTAAAAGCTCGCTTGAGGTCAGTTTaaaacataaacaaaccaagcttgaacattaaTTGAAGCTCGTTAAGCTTCCAGACCAAGCTCAAACAAGCTACTGTTCGGCTTATCTGACTTATCAAGTTAAAAACAATCAAGTTTCTCGAGATCAGCTCATAGTATGCACGATTAAAGCCCGTTGGAGTTCAGTTCGTCCCATaatcaagcttgaacatatTCTGAAAGCTCGTTATGATTGATCAACTGTTCTGCCTGTTCGGTTGGTTTATCAAGCCCTAGACGGAATTGAATTTGTTTATCAAGCTCATTCTTTATTTGGCATACGATGCGAAATAAGTTGGAATTGCAATACCCATTCATGAACATCAATACACATTCACAGGTATCAATAACTGGTCTCGGATATCCATATACTTCTTACACATTAACCACCGCCGCCCATTAGTGCGCATTTTCGTATAAAATTTGCTAATACTATTCATTTCGCACATTCTTAACTTTTTTCCTACAATATCTCAGCGACCAAAGAGAAGGAATTGAACAGCGAAACAGAAATCAAACCTCGACTTGGGGATCGCAACGCAACCGGCGATCAATCTCCTCGGGCGAAACCGGCGACGTGTCAGGATACGTCATGGGGAGAGGGAGAGCGTCGCCGTCGTCGGCCAAGTAGCTCTCCCCGGGCCGCGACCACCGCTTCTCCCTCGCATTGACCTTGGTGTTGTTGTTCTTGTTGTTAGCAACTCGCCTCTCTGCAGGGCCGGAGTCGGGGGTGAGTCGGGGGATACCACTGCTGACGGCGTCGACGGCGGCGGCGGGGAAATTGAACAACCACCGCGGAAATGAAGGGCCCGCGGGGGGATCGGCGGCGCGGCAACGGACGGTGGAGGGAGAGGAaggagaggggagggagaggaaGGAGGATTTTATGAAGGGGGAGAAGATTAAGCTAGGGTTTATGACAGGCAACATTGGACGAAGAAGCCTGCAATACATCTACTACATGTATATACGCACGTTTTGTAGAGATATTTCAGTAGCTGAGGTTTGGAACTTTGGACAGCAGAGCCGGCTTCGAAGAGAAGATGAagattactactactactacaggCCTGTGGTGACAgaattaataatttacaaaaattcgggataaaattaataaatgcgaaGAAAATTTGGTTAGGAATTAAacgtgcaatttttttaaaagtaaaaaaaaaattgttagcaGAACTGGCCTAAATAAGCTGCTCGGATTGCCTTCATAAAGATTAGCACAGCCAAGGTTGCATGTACCCAAATGTGCACACAACTTTGTTCTCGTGATACTTAAGCCACatgattgaacaaaaaattcttTGAAATTACACGGAAACAGAGATATAGACACAATTTCGATACAGAAGATTTGGGTTCCTTTTAGCGCCTATCCCTTCCCAAATCTCTGGTACATTTTTACTATTCTGGACATCGTAGAGAAATTGCTTACAATTTTAAATGTATAATATCTTTCAAATGCAGCATAGAATAGatcttcattatttttattaaacaaaattctTAAAACCATAAGAAGTCTTAAATAAAGGGTCCATCTTTTATCCCTAGAGAGTACTGGGGGGgaaatgcaaaataaataaataaaataagtaaattttGAAGAGCGGTTTGGATTGCTGTATAGGAAAATTACAAAATGGATTTTCATAACTCCACTGAAAGTTCTGTGGTCGCGGTCGAACATGAATTTTTTCGGTTCTACATTTGTATAAAATATGGATTGCATTATGAATGAGGGCCAACCGATTTTCAAATTTGAACTTGTGTTTATTTCAAACTTGAACTTATGTTTATTTCGGCATCGTTCCgaatttctctttcattttcacaTTCGTCTGTAATTTGTTCCAGACCAGACCACGGAACTCGGGCCCACGACCCAAGCTCCAGCCCTGGCCCGAGTCCAAGCGGCAACAACCCGCGCGTCCATGCAACACAACCCACTACTGTGGATCGAAACACTTTATTGATGGATTTTTCCAACCTTCGCATTTCTATTTTGGATGTATGGATTAATTTCTAAAAACTAGATACCGGCATACCATTGGACTAGTCAATGAGAcataaggaaataaaaaaacccCAGAATTTGAGGTTAAATTCGGGTAACAGAAATTATCTACATGGAAAGACTATATTCACATGTTAACTTGCGCCGATCCGATTTGAATGTTCACAATAACATGTATCGgcttcaggtttttttttttttttgaggtaaCCATTACAAACATATTGCAGCAGAATGTGGGTCAAATAATGAGCTTTCTTGGATAAGAACGGAGTAATTACCGATATTGAGAGTGAGCAACATTACTGCTGGGATTCTTAGTAGCCTGATTATCGGCTTCGTGGTTAAACCTTAATATAAACATATAAACCTATGTACACTTTCTAGACGACTATCATCTTCTTGTCCACCAAACAAAGAATTTGTTCCAATGACTTCTCTATCTGTACATCTGCAATGAAAGAAACAACCAAATCAGATCTGAATCAAATAAGACGAAACAGATATGGAAATCCTAAAATAAGCAGGTGACAAGAGACAATAGATAAGTTTCTGTAGTATTTTTTATCTTTCCCCAAAAgtggaaaacaagaaaaacttgCCCAAAGGGTTGCTTAGACTGTAGCGCAGTTGGGATTAAACAACCAATTGATTATTTCTTCGCGAGGGATGTGCTTACCCCTAAAGAAAGAAGAATTTCGACGAGTCACGTTGAGCTTCTAAAATCTTTAAGAGATTCAGCTCACAATTACACAGCCTCCACAATAACGGAAGGTAGCTTCAAAATGACGTGATGAAAAGATCTACTTGTGCTTTTAACCCTCTGCAAAATGCAACATTATAAATCAAATGACAATATTTTAAATCGATAATGGCTAACTCCAACAATGGAAAAAATTATGTGCCAACTTTGAAGTGCAATTTTGCTTACTTTGCATTTACTGGACTTCTTCAAATATCTgctaatattttttaaaaaaaaaatttccaagtcTTCTAGTCCCAATGAAGGGACTCGAGACAATTTTTTTACCCAGATCAGAAAAAGTTCacacaaagaacaaaaaagcaAAAGCCAAGCCGTAACTGATACCAGTTATACTCTCCCTTAGCTGAGCAGCACCAAGATACTTTTTAATTGACTCCTTCTTGTGCTCAGGATCAAGACTGAAAGTATGGTACCATAATCTAGGTTAGTTCACAAGACTCAGAAAATATGATTTGTGAACAAACACAAATACTCACAGGACCTAACCTGTTTCTGACACCAAGAAGAGCATAATGAAGGGCACATGCAGCAGCAGAAGCTGGAGCTATGGCGGCTGCTGGAGCTGCCTGAATGGCAGAAACAAATGCAGATCCTGCGCCATCACCACGCTGGTATCTTTTCAATGGAGTTCGAACTAAAGCAGAAGCACTTTTGCCGAGGCCATCACTGATACTCTCATAAGCCTGCGAAATTAAGAACATTCCAAATGAGGGTAAGCTGT
This region includes:
- the LOC131308423 gene encoding protein disulfide-isomerase SCO2 yields the protein MYCRLLRPMLPVINPSLIFSPFIKSSFLSLPSPSSPSTVRCRAADPPAGPSFPRWLFNFPAAAVDAVSSGIPRLTPDSGPAERRVANNKNNNTKVNAREKRWSRPGESYLADDGDALPLPMTYPDTSPVSPEEIDRRLRCDPQVEDCKEVVYEWTGKCRSCQGSGLVSYYNKRGKETICKCIPCFGVGYVQKITARKDIEVMEDLDNGKPP